TAAGCTACTGTCACCCAATAAATCAACAGTAATATGTGTTGTATTGAttcattgattttatttcatggCCTACTGTAGTGAGGTTTATCTGACTGTGGTGAAAGAGGCAAGTTCACAGACTGGGAGACTTGATCAATCAAAATAGTGACGGTAATAAACACAACCAATATTAAGTCTCAACAAACATGGAGGGGCTTCTTCGAGATTCTAATTGGGCCATGTAATGCTTGCACCCCACCCTAACATCCATAACTGTTCAAATATTTTCCTTCCCTTCTCACCCCATATGTATCCCAAGAGAGGGACAATTGTAATTATCATTGAAACTGATACATTCACACTGAATAAGTATGCTTGTGGGGTGATAGTATTTGGTACCCCTTAAATCTCATGTGGTCAAATCCTGCTAACCtccttcccccctctctcttttgaaACATTCTTAATCCTAGACACTGGTTTTTCGAGTCATAATGGATTGACACGGTTAATAAAAATGGAAGCGTATCTGGTATGTTGGACATAAGGGTGACATTAAGGGTCAGGGTATATAGAGTATTAAAGGATATTGGTATGTTAATCTGGTTGCATGaccagtgttttattttgttagctttttgataaaaagaaagttaaatcTTTTAGTACAAATGTGTGTAATTTGTGTGACATTGCTTCATATTGCAGTCACTGAAGTTAAGCTGATGTTTATTTACTAACCCTTTCACCCACTTTAATCATAAACATTAAAACCAGCAAATATATCCTTGCATTAGTGAGCTAAGGCTAGACCCCCATGTAAGAATGTTAATAGCTTCAAAGTCCTTGTGTGGTTATTATCTATacttttgattacattttgattacatttcttatCATCCTTGTGTGGTGTGAACTCTTTCCTGTCCTatcctgtgtttcagtcttgTTGCTGTTCGACTCTGACTGAATATCCCTACCAGCATTAATAAAGGTTTATGTTATTGCACCTTGAAACTATTCCAGAAGCACCTTTCAGCTGTAAAAGAATTGAGCCAACTCAAATCAAATTCCTCTAAATAATTCATCAGCGTTTCAGCACCCCcgcagagcagaggagagtgCCGAGCTGTCTGCTACTGACACTGATGTCAGTATAGAATGCATTCTGGGTATACATGCCGGATGACAGTGTTTCATCTTTTCTACACAGAAAGCTGTCAGTTTTAAACAGATTCACGTCCATCACATGCATAGAGTGACAGTGGGATGTAAAGGAAACAATTCCTGATCTAACTTTATAGCTTACATACAGTATAGCATGGCTAGCATATAGCTAGCATATTAACCTGAAAAAGGCTCattctttttcaatttcaaattaaaatgactgtgtgaatgtgttgaaGAGTGCAGCAGCTTTTAAGAGGTTGTTCAGCAAACGTTAGTCTCTACTAGCAGCTATCCCCTGTGTGTTCCCAGTTCATATTACCTTAGTGCTGCTGGGTTGATCATGAGATGGCAATTATCAGCCTCGCCCACGTGTGggaacacacactgtttaattTACCTGCCGTGTCAAAAGGAACAAATATAGCTGCTGTTGTTAAATCAATCTACCAGCAAACATCCATCTTCACCCGGTTTTAATTGTTTCCTTTCAGGCTCATCATTTCCTATCCACCTGTTTCCAATCAGTATTTTTTTGTCCTTCGAGTGTTATCTTTGTCTAGTTCCTGTGTTTGTCATTACAGTATTGTATGATGTTTATTCCTCAGTTCTCTCAGCAGAGCTTCAATGAACAAAGAATACACATTTCTTTCTAAATCATGGCAaacagtgcatgtgtgtgcaaacatttcctctcatttcAACATCACTACCCTTATGAGCACTATTGCATCATGTTTGCGAATGACTTCGTCACCACCATCATAAATCTAGAATATAATGGGAAAAactggaaaaagaaaagtaattttTTGCTTTTTGACGACTTTTAATTAAGTTGCAATCTATTTAGGGTATGTTGGAATTGTGgacatgattttatttaaatgttttatgggATTTCCTGCATATCCAATAATAACAATTTTTAAGTTATGCAGTAAGTCTTGAATAAAACAGAACTGAGACAGGTTGAACATAACAACAATAGCCTTGTGtctgaataataaaaaacagacactaTATAATACTAACAGTCAGTTTGTACACAAAGTGCaattcatttgaaacaaaatgtcCCTTAAAACAACTAAATCCTATCAGTCAGAAACAAGTTGGAACGTGCAAACATGAcgtttttcaaatgaaaataaatgtgtttttcacgTCAGCAGCACTTCAGCATTGTAATGTGTGCAGAAACATCTCATCTTGTCCTTCGACAATAAAGATGTGTTTTCATCGCAGCTTCTTCAGAGATCGAACAAATGTAGGAAACTTTACAGTGTCTAATTGATTTTCTCCCTCCAACAGAGCAGATGGGCGGGAGCTGAGACGTCAGGACGATAATATCGGCTGAGAAATCCACAGGTGTCGCCTCACTCTCCAGGGATGGAGATGACGGAGGATTCGTGGGAAAACGTCAGCCTTGCCAGCCCCACGCAGGGACTCCCCCTGTTCCTGCTCATGTTCAACAACAGCGATCTGAATTTGACGCTGTTCAATGACACCAACTCCACTGGTGCCCCCATCTCCTCGGGCCCCAGCGTGGCCGGGGTCCTCATACCGCTGATATACATAATTGTGTGTGTCATCGGCCTTGGTGGAAACACTCTAGTGATACACATTGTGCTGCACTACTCGAAGATAGAGTCCGTCACCAACATCTACATCCTCAACCTAGCCATCGCCGATGAGCTCTTTATGCTTGGTTTGCCTTTCCTAGCGGTGCAGAACACAATGCAGTCGTGGCCATTTGGCTCCTTCATGTGCCGCCTGGTGATGACCGTCGACTCCATCAACCAGTTCACGAGCATCTTCTGCCTGACAGTGATGAGCATTGACCGATACCTCGCCGTAGTGCACCCCATTCGCTCATCAAAGTGGCGCCGACCTCGAGTGGCCAAAATGGTGAATGGCACCGTGTGGGCTCTGTCATTTCTCGTCGTTTTACCTGTGGTGATCTTTGCCAACATCCAGAAGGGGGGTGGTACGTGTAACATCGACTGGCCACAGCCGGCGAACATCTGGAGCGCGGCTTTCATCATTTACACCTCTACTGTCGGATTCTTCTGCCCTCTTCTTATCATCTGCCTGTGCTACTTGCTCATCGTCTTTAAGATCCGCAGCTCAGGAAAAAAGGTACATGCCACCTCCACCAAGCGGAGGAAGTCGGAGAGAAAGGTGACGCGCATGGTTGTGATTGTCGTCGCCGTGTTTGTGTTCTGTTGGCTGCCATTCTACGGCCTGAACATCATTAACCTGCTCGTTTCACTGCCCCCAGAGTACCATGGGCTTTACTATTTCGTTGTTGTGCTTGGCTACGCCAACAGCTGCGCCAACCCTATTGTCTATGGCTTTCTATCGGACAACTTCAAGAGGGGTTTCAGGAAAGCCTTGTGCCGCTCCACGAGAAAAGTGGAGAATCACGAGCCAATGGAGCCCCAGCAGGAACAGAAGGAGGCCAGGTCAGCGCTCAAGCCCAGGGAGAGCCTGAGACGGGGGATCAGAcacgaggaggaagaagaagaggaagatgtcTCGGAAATGACTGAGATCTACAGAATTGCCCAAAATGGCAACAACGGCTTTCAGCCTGAGAGCACTCACCCGCTGTTGTCCGATAAATCAACGTCTCCTGGAGCAACGGATCTGTCAACCCTGGACAGGAGGGGCAAATCTGGGGATGTGAAGGGAAAAGATGCTACCAACGTTTCCACCCTCACTGTACCTTTACTTCTCAACGGAAACAAAAATGGCAGCGTTAAACCTTTGCCAGAGGACAACTTGGAACAGAGCGCTTCACTGGAAATAAGCTACTTATAGTGTAAAATAAGGGCCGTATATAACAGTATTAAGACACAGTTTGTATAAAAGAATACACACTACTGTTTATTATGTAAACTTTGGAAACACTAAGAAGCAGCTAGTGTTTGAGGATTTAATGGACTCCATTAACATGTGAAAGACTAGAGGTTTTAACAAGATACAGAGAGTATCCCTGTTTATATTGTGTACATATGCATGAATGTGAATGTAAAAAGTTGTGCCTTTATCACTTCTACTACTACCaagttgttttcaaatgtaatttgttgGTCCCTGTACTTGTAGCCTTTTAATTCCATAATTGTGACAAGATTCTGCTGAaatttaaaagttttaaagcTCATGTCAACTGAGATCATCTCAAGATTAGCTGACATGGctaacactttatttataataaaaatcaCATGTTTGCAGTCCAAACTTTTATTGATTATGATTATAGGGAACATAGGTattaatgttgatgttgatAACATTGTGTTTGTAATTGGAAAGAAGCTTGTGAAGGATGATGGTTGTATAAAGTGTTGGTGAGGTTGTGGTAGCTTTAGCCCCATTGGGCGTATGACACTAACATTTTCATTATCTTATTCTAAATTTCTTCTGAAGAATTTTTGGTTGGATTTTTCCAAATCACCAAACTCTCTTAAAAGGACTTGATTATTTTGTTTCAGCCCAATAAACGAGATTCCATAACACAAAACACGATTAACAGTGCAAACAATGCCACATAAGCTGTTTGTGGGAAAAATGTATTCACAGCTAAAGGGCAAAAAGTCTTTATCTTTTTAGGCATAGACTTTTTCGTGCATGGGACCAAATGTTTCCTTATTATGTAAATGAAAATtataatttagtttaaaaaaacataatttctaAAAGACGGGTGTACAGTCCATGCCTTCACTTGATACAGAGTTCTCTTTAATTAATAGAAGCTTTTATGTTAATGGCTGACATCCAGACGCTGATCATGATTTTAATTAAACTGTTGTTGCTGAAACTGTGGTGAAGGATTGGTTTGCATAATAATAGATTAGCGCTCATCTTGTAGCACATTTTATAACCTCGGGCAATAAATTACTTTGTTCTGATTACAGATtacatgaaatgaaaaacacatgggATCgaaaacattttgcatttaaaattcTGTTGATTCTAAAAAACAacttatatattatattaggTACTACTAGGGTTGCAAAATTTCGGGAATTTTCAAAGAAGGAAACTTCCCATGGGAATAAACGGGAATTTATGGGAATAAACGGGAAATTTTCAAAATTGAAGGTTGGGTCATCATAGGAAACTTAAATATAGTtggggaaagtatattttagcataattttgactaaaacaaacagatgccattCAAGTATATCCATGCCATTCCtcaatcacatgcacatagcACACTGCTTACTGCATGGCTATTGAGACCACACCCAGATTcacttgtaatgtttttttaattgacctaactttatttaagaaaaacacttcagagaaccaaaatgcttcattttattatttaaaaaggttgAGGTGACATGTATAATTTTATATTCTCAgatttttgggacatttttttttatttttcaagttttATTTAGTATTGTTTTGTCCCAGCACTTTACCTGAATTTTCTGAGTTCATGTTATTCTGTCCTTGTTCTCCACTCAACTCCACTCtaattaaataatatgtataattAAAGGTTAAGATACAGTGTTAATGATCCTCTCAGGTACATTTATCTACCATGCACATATAAAGTCCTTAAAAAAGCTCCACTTTTTCCAGCTGCGACTTTAAAGTGAAGAGCTAATAACAGTTGGTACTATCCAATACTAAACTGAAACAGGCCAAGCTGCATGatgagtgcttttacttttggtgcttAAATCATATTATGATGATTATACCTGCATATTTTTACACTGCTTTAATGCTCCTTTTACTTATTTAGTCAAAGTTATCCATCATCCACCAATTTTGGCACATTTCACAGTGTACATTTACTTTCCAACGATACAGGTTTCCAAAAAAGATATTATACTCTCCACCATTCATCAGAAATTCTCCTCACAGCCGTTCATTCATGAGTGTGAACCTGCCACACGTACACTGAGCTGGCTGTAGATACAGTGAAACTGGGTGTTactgtgttgctgctgctcttcaGCCCACGCTCACCCTCCTGCAAAGATCTACTGAAATCTTCATTAAaggcacattaaaaaaagatttgtttGGCTGTACTTTATTTGCGAAGCCCTCCGGAGGGGTTTGATGCTAACGGAGATGTGTTGAGATTGTGGAGCTGTTTGCTCTTCTCTCTGCTTGtaagatgtttgtgtgtgttgtcggGCTATAAATATTGAGCTATGGGCTGGCAGACTCCCCTCGGTGGTAACCCACCTGTGCTTACAGCACACAGCGAGGTGAGAGTCAGCTGGTGACTCAGCATGCTTCCCTGCCCACAGAAACTCACCCACACACAATATGGTCAAGTTAACTCTAATATATCCTTATTCACTTTTTTTGGCAAACGAAACCATGGAAACCCCGTGCAAAAACAACATAACGATCCTTATTGAACATTAATGCTTCCCTTTTGGGTCGGATTACAAATCTCATCCTATTCTGGGACCCATTTTTAGTGAAGTATATCAGGCGCGAGGGGTAAATTGGAGGGGGATATTAGAGGGGGAAATTAAGCTAAAGTAAATTACAATTTTAGAATACGGTCGAAATGTTATGAATACAAATGCAATTGTGTTAGTAAAATCTCAATGGAGAATAATCACAACTTGATGACTATAAAGTTCAAATATTGAGAATTAAGTCATCCCACTGGTCTATATCTCATCCCTCACTgaatttgaagtgtttttcttgAAAATTAAAACGATTctttaatttatatttgtattctgttggACTCAGGTTGATATTGTATATAAAATACACTGCATtggtttaatttgtttgttttttcataattttGGCACTACAGTTTCAATATTTTGTTTCTTATGGTGGTTTTTGGACAGAGCCATGCTGTTTCCTCGTTTCCAATCATTATACTAAGCTTAGCTAAATGGCTGCTCATTTAAATGGACCCTATTATACTATTTGGAGTGTTCCCTTTCcttaaatggtctgcaaagtttaaaatctcaaagttccctccaaagggagtttctctcccacacactccccccacccctgcctgaaacacctcgattggactcctttgttcacttcagtaacatggtgacatcactatgtaacactcatgcttctattggctaatactatgacacattgtacgtgatatgccAAAGAACAGGACGTCTCTagaactaaaaactaaaagcaagTTTTGTGTTTGCACACAGGATGGCAGGTTGccataataaaattaaaaaacaacaattagtAAGGCGGTAAACAGAAAGTGCAGTTGAggctgattattattttttgcacGTTGGAACTTACCAAAGTATTCAAGCTGATGAAAGTTTCATGGGAATTGAACTAAACCAGTGGCTTTTAAGCACCAGCTCATCTCAAACTCCTCTTACTGTCAACCTGTACATCTGAAGGATGTAAAATATCCATAAATTATAAGTCATCAAGATACATAATGAAGCAGGTTCTGCACATGCTGCGTTTACCATCTGCAGTCAGTTCCAAAGATCCCTGAAGGACGACATGTGGGTGTGTTTGATATGAGTCACAATGCAGCTGCCAGGTAATgatgcaacaaaacaaattaaaatggcaTACAAAGATAATTTTAGCAGTCAATATGCAGGCGAGTTAAGGTCAGTGGTTTGTTAAGGTTTAAGAGAAGAGATAATTACAAATGTTGAAAAAGACCAGATGTGCTAGATGGCATAATCATTCATGAAAACCAGCTCCCTGCTGTGGATCTGCACTGCATGAAACTGACattgagcacacacacacacacacacacacgtgtgtgtgtgtacacacacacacacacacacacacacacacacacacacacacacacacacacacacacacacacacacacacacacacacacacacacacacacacacacacacactaaatgctTCATGTATAATTTATAGGctaatatttagaaaataatatagACGTTGGATTTCCTCACCTTTCTAGTGCCTTGAACAAAGCTGGTTTCTAAAGGTTGTCCAAAAGAAATCGATAATTTACCCTAAAAACATGTTTCGACTGATAAATGTCCCAACTTCTCCAACCCATGACATGCAAAGGGTATTAAACTACAACTATGAAACGAAAATAACTTAATAAACAAATCCAAATAATAgatattttattgaatatacaaaaaatacaatagtGTTATAATATCAAATAGGCGTGTTACAGTGTTggtattatatttttttctttgttcataCTGTTTGATGagttatttaaattgtattctcaGTCTTGTTTTTGCATCTTTATTCTcctgaaaagctttttttttttgtttcatttaattttgaaaGCATTCTTCGGGAGTGCAATATTATTGCATGGAGTGTTCAGCTTCTCCTGCTGTCATCGTGGAAAAACTGCAATATGGCAGATATACAAGTGTATTGATTTTAATACCAACTCTTAGAACTTATTATTagaataattatttttctatttgtattaaaaggaaaacaacaacattttggtGTTGGTCAAAACTGTGGTACTGAGTTGTGTTAATCATGAAGGTTCGCTGCCCTCCAGTGGTCACACTACAACATATTAACGCGAGCATCAAGTTAATTTGATAGCGTAGTATAGTACATCCggtaaaatgtcaaaaataaaactcaaggTAGTTGCATAATGTGAGCATCGGAAGGCAGTATTtcaattcaataaaaaacagcacATGATTATGaacgaaaataataataataataataataataataataataataataataataataataataataataataaataataataataataataataataataataataataataataataataataataataataataaataagtaagaaatacaattaatgaagttagttttattaaaatgtccatgtgacttaatcttatttattaaaagataaatatagcTAACAATTATGTCTTTTGAGTTCTGGGTACATTTTTACATCAATATGTCAAAGTTCTTTGAAcgtataatataattataatcagATTTACGACTGGTGCACTCGTAACACTACAGGAAGTAGCAACTAATTTCTGCTTTACGGCAATTTGCCACTTCCTTTCACACCGGCGCTCCGTCGGGGCTTTATACCGTTTGAGGACCGGCTGGATTATAAACCCAATTGGGTGTAACATCATTTACGGTATGATTACAGGAAAACATCAGCAGACATTTGAAAAGCAAACGTTTCTATTCGTGTTTTAAGATAAACCATCGCTGTCCCTTTTTACTTGTTTGGGGCCTGAACacactgttagcttagcatagctaGCGGCCACCTGGCAGTAGGACTAGCATGTAGCTCCGTTAGCTTACCGAGTCATGGGTAAGGGAAAAGAAGAACCATTATAAGAAGAAAGTTCGATTTTCCTTCTTTGATAATTAAATTAGTTAGTTCTCCGAAATGTGGTTTGTCTCTCAGTTCAGATGCTTAATATAACCAATATACCTTGTTCTTTGTACCGATTGTACGCTTCAAGTGAAGGTAATGCTAAGATGATGTTAGCTAACGTTGCCAGATGTCAGCTGATCGATAAAAGATGCCTGTACAAATATACTAAATAAAAGTGGTGGAATAAATTAGGTACACTTAcacaagtactgtactaaagtacaCTGTTAACATGCTTGTTCTTTTCTCTAATATACACATTAGGGCATCTGCGgtattgttttaaaaacctTCATACtgatacacaaaaaaaaccttttactGAACAATAACCTTTCTTTTTATGCTTTAAGTAACATTCTgctattctcttttttttattttggtgtaaTATCTTTAGGTGTTGACATAATTGGTGTCATTTAGCTATAGGGAAaatgtgatgaacacatttcaattactaaataatgattaaaaaggAAACCGAACCGTTACCTATAGTGGAAACAGATGTAGCTTAAAGTTGCAGTTTGATAAATCGAACTTCTCTGTGTAATAGTACCAACGTGTTGATGGGTCAATGATGACTAGCCCACTGCGCAAGCTGATCAGTGCCTATTTATTTTAGTGCATTGCTGGAGAAATCAGTGCTGCTCATTTCCTGAGACCCTGTGCCTGTTTACACCTGTATTCTATGtactgttttttaattattaattattattttgcaatCATTTTATGAAACTTCGGTTCACAGAAGTGTCTTTTTACCTCCGACTTTAGGTCATGGCGAAGTTCAACGCCCCCGTAATCCAGGACAATCCCTCCGGATGGGGTCCCTGTGCGGTCCCAGATAAATTCAAAGACATGCCCTACCAGCCTTTCAGCAAAGGAGACCGTCTCGGAAAGGTTTGCTTTTTCACATAACATAAAGTGTTCTACTTGAAGAACCATGTTGTCTTCATTTTCctcaatgttttttctctttgtcagGTTGCTGACTGGACTGGAGCGACTTATCAAGACAAGAGATACACAAGTGAGTAAAACTGCTGCCCCGTCGAATGTACCTCCAcctaacattaaaaaaagtgtctttaacTTCAGATGTTTGGGAAAACAAATGGTTTAAAGTTGATTTCTCATGTATATACATCTTCTGCAGATAAGTATTCCTCTCAGTTTGGAGGCGGTAGTCAGTACGCCTACTTTCATGAGGAGGACGAGACGAGCTTCCAGCTGGTGGACACGGCCAAGACGCAGAAGACGGCCTACCAGAGGAACCGCATGAGGTTTGCTCAGGTAAACCACCCCGCAGAAACATGGAGTGTTGCCTCACGGTTTAAAATGTAAGTGATGTGTATTATATTTGAACCGGCTcattaaattatgtattttttgtgtcaACAGAGGAATCTGCGCAGGGACAAAGATCGTAGGAACATGACTCAGTTCAACATGCAAACACTCCCCAAGAGCG
The window above is part of the Eleginops maclovinus isolate JMC-PN-2008 ecotype Puerto Natales chromosome 16, JC_Emac_rtc_rv5, whole genome shotgun sequence genome. Proteins encoded here:
- the sstr3 gene encoding somatostatin receptor type 5, with the translated sequence MEMTEDSWENVSLASPTQGLPLFLLMFNNSDLNLTLFNDTNSTGAPISSGPSVAGVLIPLIYIIVCVIGLGGNTLVIHIVLHYSKIESVTNIYILNLAIADELFMLGLPFLAVQNTMQSWPFGSFMCRLVMTVDSINQFTSIFCLTVMSIDRYLAVVHPIRSSKWRRPRVAKMVNGTVWALSFLVVLPVVIFANIQKGGGTCNIDWPQPANIWSAAFIIYTSTVGFFCPLLIICLCYLLIVFKIRSSGKKVHATSTKRRKSERKVTRMVVIVVAVFVFCWLPFYGLNIINLLVSLPPEYHGLYYFVVVLGYANSCANPIVYGFLSDNFKRGFRKALCRSTRKVENHEPMEPQQEQKEARSALKPRESLRRGIRHEEEEEEEDVSEMTEIYRIAQNGNNGFQPESTHPLLSDKSTSPGATDLSTLDRRGKSGDVKGKDATNVSTLTVPLLLNGNKNGSVKPLPEDNLEQSASLEISYL